In one window of Lynx canadensis isolate LIC74 chromosome B3, mLynCan4.pri.v2, whole genome shotgun sequence DNA:
- the IREB2 gene encoding iron-responsive element-binding protein 2 has protein sequence MDAPAAGYAFEYLIETLNDSSCKKFFNVPRLGGTKYDVLPYSIRVLLEAAVRNCDGFLMKEQDVMNILDWKTKQRNVEVPFFPARVLLQDFTGIPAMVDFAAMREAVKVLGGDPKKVHPARPTDLTVDHSLQIDFNKCAIQNAPNPGGGEPQKAGKLSPLKAQPKKAPCRGQTACRGSCDSGEPGRSSGKFSSQIENTPILCPFHLQPVPEPETVLKNQEVEFGRNRERLQFFKWSSRVFKNVAVIPPGTGMAHQVNLEYLSRVVFEEKDLLFPDSVVGTDSHITMVNGLGILGWGVGGIETEAVMLGLPVSLTLPEVVGCELTGSSNPFVTSIDVVLGITKHLRQVGVAGKFVEFFGSGVSQLSIVDRTTIANMCPEYGATLSFFPVDNVTLKHLEHTGFDKAKLESMETYLKAVKLFRNDQKNSGEPEYSQVIQINLNSIVPSVSGPKRPQDRVAVADMKRDFQACLNEKVGFKGFQIAAEKQNDTVCIQYEGSEFRLCHGSVVVAAVISCTNNCNPSVMLAAGLLAKKAVDAGLRVNPYIRTSLSPGSGMVTHYLSSSGVLPYLSKLGFEIVGYGCSTCVGNTAPLSEAVLNAIKQGDLVTCGVLSGNRHFEGRLCDCVRANYLASPPLVVAYAIAGTVNIDFQTEPLGTDATGRNIYLQDIWPSREEVHQMEEERVILPMFKTLKEKIEVGNKRWNCLEAPDSTLFPWDSKSTYIRCPSFFDKLTKEPAALQPIENAHVLLYLGDSVTTDHISPAGSIARSSSAAKYLTHRGLTPREFNSYGARRGNDAVMTRGTFANIKLFNKFIGKPAPKTVHFPSGQTLDVFEAAELYQKEGVPLIILAGKKYGSGNSRDWAAKGPYLLGVKAVLAESYEKIHKDHLIGVGIAPLQFLPGENADSLGLSGRETFSLTFPEELSPGVTLNIKTSTGKVFGVIASFEMMWK, from the exons ATGTCCTGCCTTACTCAATACGGGTCCTGTTGGAAGCTGCTGTGCGGAACTGTGACGGCTTTCTGATGAAAGAACAGGATGTCATGAACATCTTAGACTGGAAAACCAAACAACGCAATGTTGAAGTGCCCTTTTTCCCAGCCCGTgttcttcttcaagattttaC TGGAATACCAGCAATGGTGGACTTTGCTGCTATGAGGGAGGCAGTGAAAGTTCTTGGAGGCGACCCTAAGAAAGTCCACCCTGCCCGTCCAACAGATCTCACAGTTGACCATTCTTTACAGATTGACTTCAATAAATG TGCAATACAGAATGCTCCAAATCCTGGAGGTGGTGAGCCGCAGAAAGCAGGAAAGCTCTCTCCACTCAAAGCGCAGCCTAAGAAGGCTCCCTGCAGAGGCCAGACCGCCTGCCGAGGATCCTGTGATTCTGGAGAACCAGGCCGGAGCTCAGGAAAATTTTCTTCGCAGATTGAGAACACACCCATCCTATGTCCTTTTCATTTGCAACCAGTGCCTGA acCCGAAACAGTGTTAAAAAACCAAGAAGTAGAATTTGGCAGAAATCGAGAGAGGCTTCAATTTTTCAAG TGGAGTTCAAGAGTTTTTAAGAATGTGGCTGTAATCCCTCCCGGAACTGGGATGGCTCATCAAGTTAACTTAGAGTATTTGTCAAGAGTGGTTTTCGAAGAAAAAGACCTCCTCTTCCCGGACAGCGTCGTCGGCACAGACTCTCATATAACCATGGTGAATGGATTGGGGATTCTGGGGTGGG GGGTCGGAGGCATCGAGACAGAAGCAGTTATGCTTGGCCTGCCCGTTTCTCTTACGTTACCGGAGGTGGTGGGATGTGAGCTAACTGGCTCGTCAAACCCTTTTGTTACGTCCATAGATGTTGTTCTTGGCATCACGAAG CACCTCAGGCAAGTAGGAGTGGCTGGAAAGTTTGTTGAGTTTTTTGGAAGTGGAGTTTCACAGTTATCTATAGTGGATCGGACTACAATAGCAAACATGTGTCCAGAGTACGGTGCTACCCTCAGCTTTTTCCCTGTTGACAATGTGACATTAAAACATTTAGAACATACAG GTTTTGACAAAGCCAAACTCGAGTCGATGGAAACATACCTTAAAGCTGTGAAGTTGTTTCGAAATGACCAGAAGAACTCAGGAGAACCTGAGTACTCCCAGG TGATCCAGATTAATCTGAATTCAATAGTTCCGTCCGTCAGCGGTCCAAAGAGACCTCAGGACAGAGTTGCCGTGGCGGATATGAAACGTGACTTCCAGGCTTGCTTGAATGAAAAG GTCGGATTTAAAGGCTTCCAGATTGCAGCTGAAAAGCAGAACGATACTGTGTGTATTCAGTACGAAGGAAGCGAGTTCAGGCTGTGCCATGGGTCTGTGGTCGTTGCTGCGGTCATCAGTTGCACCAATAACTGCAACCCGTCCGTCATGCTCGCTGCAG GTCTTCTGGCTAAAAAGGCCGTAGATGCTGGTCTGCGTGTTAACCCTTACATAAGAACAAGTTTATCTCCAGGCAGTGGGATGGTCACACATTACCTCAGTTCGAGCGGAGTATTACCATATCTCAGTAAGCTTGG ATTTGAAATAGTTGGCTATGGATGTTCAACATGTGTGGGGAATACAGCACCCTTATCAGAAGCAGttttaaatgcaataaaacag gGTGATCTGGTCACTTGCGGAGTTTTATCTGGAAACAGACATTTCGAAGGTCGGCTTTGTGATTGTGTGCGTGCCAATTACCTCGCCTCCCCACCCCTAGTGGTGGCATACGCCATCGCCGGCACGGTGAATATAGATTTCCAGACGGAGCCCTTAG GGACTGACGCTACCGGCAGGAACATTTACCTGCAGGATATTTGGCCCAGTCGAGAGGAAGTTCATCAGATGGAGGAAGAGCGTGTTATATTGCCCATGTTTAAAAcattgaaagagaaaatagag GTGGGAAACAAGCGGTGGAACTGCTTAGAGGCACCGGATTCCACTCTGTTCCCGTGGGACTCGAAGTCTACTTATATCAGATGTCCTTCATTTTTCGACAAGCTT ACCAAAGAGCCAGCTGCCCTCCAGCCTATTGAAAATGCCCACGTCCTCCTGTATCTGGGAGACTCCGTGACAACAGATCACATCTCACCCGCGGGCAGCATCGCCAGGAGCAGCTCGGCGGCCAAGTACTTGACCCACAGAGG CCTTACTCCTCGTGAGTTCAACTCCTATGGAGCCCGGAGGGGCAATGACGCGGTCATGACGAGAGGCACTTTTGCAAACATCAAGCTGTTCAATAAGTTCATTGGGAAACCGGCTCCCAAAACAGTTCATTTTCCATCGGGACAGACG CTAGATGTGTTTGAGGCGGCAGAGCTGTACCAGAAAGAAGGTGTCCCGCTGATTATTTTAGCAGGAAAGAAATATGGTTCAGGAAATTCAAGAGACTGGGCTGCCAAAGGACCATATTTGCTGG GGGTGAAAGCTGTTTTGGCTGAAAGTTATGAAAAAATTCACAAAGACCACTTGATTGGAGTTGGCATAGCTCCGCTTCAGTTCCTTCCGGgagaaaatgcagattccttggGCCTCTCTGgcagagaaacattttctttaacgTTTCCTGAAGAACTATCTCCTGGAGTTACGTTAAATATAAAG ACAAGCACTGGAAAAGTATTCGGCGTGATTGCTTCGTTTGAAATGATGTGGAAGTAA